One genomic segment of Paenibacillus durus includes these proteins:
- a CDS encoding DNA-3-methyladenine glycosylase family protein: MNDLLFELPLPELFSWEACLEYMARSPLECLYRTDNEGVTRLIWADGHQLLVRLTAPEPGRLRAELLEGEYPVEAAKVSLTRYIRDWFDLDRDLRPFYKLSAGDPLLGPLAERFCGLRIVGIPDLFEALCWAILGQQVNLAFAYKLKARLAESYGDSVQWAGHRYHLFPTPESLLGAAEADLCALQLSRSKARTIIVVAGLIAGGDLSREELLALGSPEEAEARLTAVRGIGPWTAQYVRMRCLRDASSFPIGDVGLHNAVKSALGMDRKPTLPELRDQFAAWQGWEAYATFYLWRVLY; encoded by the coding sequence ATGAACGATTTGCTTTTTGAGCTGCCGCTTCCAGAGCTGTTCAGTTGGGAAGCCTGCCTGGAATATATGGCGCGCTCACCGCTGGAATGTCTGTACAGGACGGACAATGAAGGGGTGACCCGCCTGATTTGGGCGGACGGGCATCAGCTGCTGGTCCGGCTGACGGCACCGGAGCCAGGGCGGCTCCGGGCGGAGCTGCTGGAAGGAGAGTATCCCGTGGAAGCGGCAAAGGTGAGCCTGACGCGCTATATCCGCGACTGGTTCGACCTGGACCGTGACTTACGGCCGTTCTATAAGCTGTCTGCGGGCGATCCCTTGCTTGGTCCGCTAGCGGAACGCTTTTGCGGCCTGCGCATAGTCGGCATCCCCGACTTGTTCGAGGCCCTGTGCTGGGCGATTCTCGGGCAGCAGGTCAACCTCGCCTTCGCGTACAAGCTGAAGGCGCGGCTTGCGGAGAGCTACGGCGATTCCGTCCAGTGGGCCGGACACCGGTATCATCTGTTCCCGACGCCGGAGTCGCTGCTTGGAGCGGCGGAGGCGGATTTGTGCGCTCTCCAGCTTAGCCGGAGCAAGGCGCGGACGATTATTGTCGTCGCCGGTCTCATCGCCGGGGGCGATCTGAGCCGGGAGGAGCTGCTGGCCCTCGGCTCGCCGGAGGAAGCCGAGGCGAGGCTTACGGCGGTGCGGGGCATCGGCCCCTGGACCGCCCAATATGTGAGGATGCGCTGCCTGCGCGACGCCTCCTCTTTTCCCATCGGGGATGTCGGCCTGCACAATGCCGTTAAGTCCGCGCTTGGGATGGACCGGAAGCCGACGCTTCCCGAATTGCGGGACCAGTTCGCGGCCTGGCAGGGCTGGGAAGCATATGCGACCTTTTATTTGTGGCGGGTGCTGTATTGA
- a CDS encoding AroM family protein, whose product MIRTGFEASAALGMITIGQAPRNDVAPYLLRQLEGRARLIQAGVLDGWSEEEIKDRLAPGPGDYALTSRLADGGAAVVARDKVLPILQEKIDIMEAEGIRQILLLCTGVFPGLRTRSSFLIEPDRILTPAVAALAGGRRLGVICPLEEQADSLMDKFGEYGLRPVFAAASPYTGVEEDFERAAGALQGRADVLLLDCMGYTERHRESIAHASGLPVILSNTLMSKLVSEILV is encoded by the coding sequence ATGATACGCACGGGATTCGAAGCATCCGCCGCGCTGGGGATGATTACGATTGGACAGGCGCCAAGAAACGATGTCGCTCCCTACCTGTTGCGGCAGCTTGAAGGCAGAGCCAGGCTCATTCAGGCGGGAGTGCTTGACGGATGGAGCGAGGAGGAGATCAAGGACAGGCTTGCGCCCGGCCCGGGGGATTACGCTCTAACGTCCAGACTGGCGGATGGCGGTGCAGCCGTCGTTGCCCGCGACAAGGTGCTTCCCATCCTTCAAGAGAAGATTGACATTATGGAGGCAGAAGGCATCCGCCAGATTCTTCTGCTCTGCACCGGCGTATTTCCCGGACTGCGGACCCGTTCGTCCTTTCTGATCGAACCGGACCGGATACTTACCCCGGCGGTGGCCGCTCTTGCCGGCGGACGGCGTCTTGGCGTGATTTGTCCGCTGGAAGAGCAGGCGGACAGCCTGATGGACAAATTCGGCGAGTACGGGCTCCGACCCGTCTTCGCCGCCGCCTCGCCCTATACCGGAGTGGAAGAGGACTTCGAAAGGGCTGCTGGGGCCCTTCAAGGAAGAGCGGATGTTCTGCTGCTGGATTGCATGGGATATACGGAGCGGCACAGGGAGAGCATAGCCCACGCCTCCGGGCTGCCGGTTATTCTCTCCAACACGCTGATGAGCAAGCTCGTCTCCGAAATTTTGGTATAA
- a CDS encoding GNAT family N-acetyltransferase has protein sequence MHAAARFLTGERVYLRPINAEDAEWYYHQLEGSETRRLTGTQKMYTKEQIERYVLEKADDASAVLLLIALNENDKTIGDIAIQDIDRMNRNANIRIAVSEEHQQGKGYGREALLLMLEYGFGILNLHRIELEAYSYNERVLHVYERLGFTKEGVRREALYYDHEYHDIITMSLLEDEYRKKFRTKGQKRSNQSIH, from the coding sequence ATGCATGCGGCAGCCAGATTTTTGACGGGAGAACGGGTTTATTTACGCCCGATTAATGCGGAAGACGCGGAGTGGTACTATCATCAGCTAGAAGGCAGTGAGACGAGAAGACTGACGGGGACGCAGAAGATGTACACCAAGGAGCAGATCGAACGCTATGTTCTGGAAAAAGCGGATGATGCCTCCGCCGTGCTGCTGCTCATCGCTCTGAACGAAAATGACAAGACGATCGGCGATATCGCGATTCAGGACATCGACCGGATGAACCGGAACGCAAATATCCGCATTGCCGTAAGCGAAGAGCACCAGCAGGGCAAGGGCTATGGGAGGGAAGCGCTGCTGCTAATGCTGGAATACGGCTTCGGCATTTTGAATCTGCACCGGATTGAGCTTGAAGCATATTCGTACAACGAACGCGTGCTCCATGTGTACGAGAGACTCGGTTTTACGAAAGAGGGCGTGCGCCGAGAAGCTCTGTATTATGATCATGAATACCATGACATCATTACGATGAGCCTGCTGGAAGATGAATACAGGAAGAAGTTCCGCACTAAAGGTCAAAAAAGGTCAAATCAATCAATACACTAA
- the pdxR gene encoding MocR-like pyridoxine biosynthesis transcription factor PdxR, with product MLIFPSLNDPGNEPLYIQLYEFLKGEIMNGSLPGGARLPSIRSAAAQLHISATPIETSYQQLLAEGFITSRPKSGYYVRAMHTYDSAEPRRAAPVSYRVTARDDREYTYDFHQSKNDFTLFPHKIWRNLLQEQVGRGDILHYGDPQGEPALRDSISSYLRQFRGLRCTPEQIVIGGDQYTLSSLLALMLSERSDSLGFEDPGYHLVPSTFQRHGFRTVPLPLDKDGLNVEHLIGSGAQVLYVSPSHQFPCGMTMPIARRMQLLEWAMNSGGILIEDDYDGEFRYHGRPVPSMQGLAEHSPVVYMGSFAQSVSPALCLHYMVLPEALLPAYYRLKNELYLEHSASRLNQMALHDFMERGHFGRHLRRMRQLYERKHDAVIRSVKRHFGETASLSGRNAGFHLLLTVKSSGAEEELAAAAREANVRIAPMGYTWWNQPACTEPSFILGFGGILEERIDDGIKALKEAWLE from the coding sequence ATGCTGATCTTCCCCAGCTTGAATGATCCTGGAAACGAACCCCTCTATATTCAGCTCTACGAATTCCTCAAGGGGGAAATTATGAACGGCAGCCTTCCCGGAGGCGCGCGGCTCCCCTCGATCCGGTCGGCCGCTGCCCAGCTTCATATCAGCGCCACGCCGATCGAAACCTCCTACCAGCAGCTCCTCGCCGAAGGCTTTATCACCAGCAGGCCTAAGAGCGGCTATTATGTGCGGGCCATGCACACCTATGATTCAGCGGAACCGCGAAGGGCCGCTCCGGTGTCCTATCGGGTCACAGCCCGGGATGACCGGGAGTATACCTATGATTTTCACCAATCCAAAAATGACTTTACCCTATTCCCGCATAAAATCTGGAGAAATCTGCTGCAGGAGCAGGTAGGGCGGGGAGATATTCTGCATTACGGCGATCCGCAGGGCGAACCCGCCCTGCGGGACAGCATCTCCTCTTATCTGCGCCAATTCCGCGGGCTTCGCTGCACTCCGGAACAAATTGTGATCGGCGGTGACCAGTATACGCTGTCCTCCCTGCTCGCCCTGATGCTTAGCGAGCGTTCGGACAGTCTAGGGTTCGAGGACCCCGGCTATCATCTGGTCCCTTCCACCTTTCAAAGACATGGGTTTCGCACCGTGCCGCTGCCGCTGGACAAGGACGGCTTGAATGTGGAGCACCTGATCGGGAGCGGAGCGCAAGTCCTGTATGTCTCGCCTTCTCATCAATTTCCCTGCGGGATGACGATGCCGATTGCGCGCCGGATGCAGCTGCTGGAGTGGGCGATGAACAGCGGCGGCATTCTGATCGAGGATGACTACGACGGTGAATTCCGCTATCATGGAAGGCCGGTTCCTTCCATGCAGGGACTGGCGGAGCACAGTCCCGTCGTTTATATGGGCAGCTTCGCGCAATCTGTGTCGCCTGCGCTCTGCCTGCATTATATGGTTCTGCCCGAAGCTCTCCTTCCGGCCTATTACCGCCTGAAGAACGAACTGTACCTGGAGCACTCGGCTTCCAGGCTGAATCAAATGGCGCTGCATGATTTTATGGAGCGGGGACATTTCGGCAGGCATCTGCGCCGGATGCGCCAGCTCTACGAGCGCAAGCACGACGCCGTCATCCGGTCGGTGAAACGCCATTTCGGAGAAACGGCGTCACTGTCCGGCAGGAACGCCGGGTTTCACCTGCTGCTTACCGTCAAGAGCAGCGGCGCAGAGGAGGAGCTTGCAGCGGCGGCGAGGGAGGCCAATGTCCGGATCGCTCCGATGGGCTATACCTGGTGGAACCAGCCAGCCTGTACGGAGCCATCGTTTATTCTTGGCTTCGGAGGAATACTTGAGGAGCGCATTGACGACGGCATCAAGGCGCTGAAAGAAGCGTGGCTGGAATGA
- a CDS encoding aminopeptidase, with protein sequence MNDKIAAASRKMLADCLGLRGGESLLVVADDGKQMLGEAVRAAGAFLGAEAVLMVMSERSRSGEEPPAAVAAAMEAASAVVCITEYSLTHTAARKRAAAAGARVATMPGVTEDMFLNGAITADYLKVKALTDTLTAKLSESRSVRIEKAGHALSFSIEGRNGVPSTGLYLLPGESGNLPSGEAYIAPVEGTAAGSLLADGSVAGYGPLASLLLLTVEQGRLIAAEGDGADALLSMLGEGDGRLLGEFGIGTNDKARITGVVLEDEKVYGTIHVAFGNNHTFGGQISAGVHIDVVVKEPDVYLDDQLVIAAGNLVR encoded by the coding sequence ATGAATGATAAAATTGCAGCGGCAAGCCGGAAGATGCTGGCCGATTGTTTAGGGCTGCGCGGCGGCGAATCTTTGCTGGTCGTTGCCGACGATGGCAAGCAAATGCTGGGCGAAGCGGTCCGCGCCGCCGGCGCTTTCCTTGGCGCGGAAGCGGTGCTGATGGTGATGAGTGAGCGGTCAAGGTCGGGAGAGGAGCCGCCGGCGGCTGTCGCTGCGGCAATGGAAGCGGCAAGCGCCGTTGTCTGCATCACCGAGTATTCGCTTACCCATACCGCAGCGCGCAAACGTGCTGCGGCTGCGGGGGCGAGGGTGGCGACGATGCCCGGCGTGACGGAGGATATGTTCCTGAACGGCGCCATCACGGCCGATTACCTGAAGGTCAAGGCCTTGACGGACACGCTTACGGCTAAGCTGAGCGAAAGCCGGAGCGTCCGCATTGAAAAGGCGGGGCATGCCTTAAGCTTCTCGATTGAGGGAAGGAACGGTGTGCCCAGCACGGGATTGTATCTGCTGCCGGGCGAATCCGGCAATCTTCCGTCCGGCGAGGCGTATATCGCTCCGGTGGAAGGAACCGCAGCCGGTTCTCTTCTGGCCGACGGCTCCGTGGCGGGCTACGGACCGCTGGCTTCTCTGCTGCTGCTGACGGTGGAGCAGGGGCGGCTGATAGCCGCAGAGGGAGACGGCGCGGATGCGCTGCTGTCGATGCTTGGCGAAGGAGACGGCCGTCTGCTCGGCGAGTTCGGAATCGGCACCAATGACAAAGCGCGGATCACCGGAGTGGTGCTGGAAGATGAGAAGGTATACGGAACCATTCATGTCGCCTTTGGCAATAATCATACCTTCGGCGGCCAGATTTCAGCAGGAGTGCATATTGATGTTGTCGTGAAAGAGCCGGATGTCTATCTGGACGACCAGCTAGTCATTGCGGCAGGCAATCTCGTTAGATGA
- a CDS encoding Hsp20/alpha crystallin family protein → MFDLVPFGKRREEAFGQLTKSLNDMFGDDFFAPFKNSTLSFRTDIRESDNAYHIEAELPGFAKEDIAIDYTAPYMTIKAVRKEETSEENQGRQIVRKERRYGEYVRRFYVQDIEEGGIRASLKDGLLMLEVPKRQKPQGRHIEIQDGE, encoded by the coding sequence ATGTTTGATTTGGTTCCTTTTGGTAAACGGCGTGAAGAGGCTTTTGGCCAACTGACCAAGTCCTTGAATGACATGTTCGGGGATGACTTTTTTGCTCCGTTCAAGAATTCCACTTTGTCTTTCCGTACCGATATCCGCGAAAGCGACAATGCCTACCATATCGAAGCTGAGCTGCCGGGCTTTGCCAAAGAAGATATCGCGATTGATTACACAGCGCCGTATATGACGATTAAGGCTGTGCGGAAGGAAGAAACCTCCGAGGAAAATCAAGGACGGCAGATTGTCCGCAAAGAACGCCGGTACGGCGAGTATGTGCGTAGATTTTATGTGCAGGACATCGAAGAAGGGGGCATCCGCGCTTCGCTGAAGGACGGATTGCTGATGCTTGAAGTGCCGAAGCGGCAGAAACCGCAGGGCAGACACATTGAGATTCAGGACGGCGAATAA
- a CDS encoding cold-shock protein, with the protein MYYSRKRPLDDIPEELTAIWSCTNESCNGWMRDNFVFLVQPTCSLCNSPMEKGEKMLPAVANTSPTQSKQ; encoded by the coding sequence TTGTACTATTCACGGAAAAGGCCTCTGGATGATATTCCAGAAGAACTCACGGCTATATGGTCCTGTACGAACGAAAGCTGCAACGGTTGGATGAGAGACAATTTTGTCTTTTTAGTTCAGCCCACCTGCTCCTTGTGTAACTCACCGATGGAAAAAGGCGAGAAAATGCTCCCTGCGGTAGCCAATACCAGCCCCACACAGTCCAAACAGTGA
- a CDS encoding DUF1177 domain-containing protein — protein MALMQTLTVLEALDSAFVNGEAVGRLFAGFPGVSVSVTTVKGDKGSTDFIKILIPGKDGKSKGGSAPTFGIVGRLGGIGARPSRIGIVSDADGAVAAVASALKLAAMQAKGDSLPGDVIITTHICPDAPTLPHEPVDFMDSPVDILVMNRYEIMPEMEAILSIDTTKGNRVVNHKGIAISPTVKEGYILRVSEDLLRIMEMTTGIPPVTFPVTTQDITPYGNGLYHINSILQPAVATDAPVVGVAVTAQSVVPGCGTGASHEVDIASAVRFAVETAKEVTSGTCSFYNPEEFSRITALYGSMKKLQTQGEGTQVG, from the coding sequence ATGGCATTAATGCAGACATTGACTGTGCTTGAAGCGCTCGACAGTGCATTCGTGAACGGGGAGGCGGTGGGCAGACTGTTCGCCGGTTTCCCGGGAGTTTCCGTTAGCGTAACCACGGTGAAAGGCGACAAAGGCAGCACCGATTTTATTAAAATATTGATTCCGGGTAAGGATGGCAAAAGCAAGGGCGGCAGCGCCCCGACATTCGGTATTGTGGGCCGTCTCGGGGGAATCGGCGCGCGGCCGAGCCGGATTGGTATTGTCTCCGATGCGGACGGCGCGGTCGCGGCGGTCGCGTCCGCTTTGAAGCTAGCGGCCATGCAGGCTAAAGGAGATTCGCTGCCCGGAGATGTAATCATCACGACGCATATTTGTCCGGATGCCCCTACGCTGCCGCATGAACCCGTTGATTTCATGGATTCTCCGGTAGATATTCTTGTGATGAACCGCTATGAAATCATGCCGGAGATGGAAGCGATTTTGTCCATTGACACGACCAAAGGCAATCGGGTCGTCAATCATAAAGGTATTGCCATCTCACCGACGGTGAAGGAGGGTTATATTCTTCGCGTCAGTGAGGATCTTTTGCGTATTATGGAGATGACCACGGGCATTCCGCCCGTCACTTTCCCTGTAACGACTCAGGACATTACGCCTTACGGGAACGGATTGTATCATATCAACTCGATTCTTCAGCCGGCGGTTGCCACGGATGCTCCAGTGGTTGGAGTGGCTGTTACGGCGCAGTCTGTTGTTCCGGGATGCGGAACCGGCGCCAGCCATGAGGTCGATATCGCCTCGGCCGTACGTTTTGCGGTGGAGACGGCCAAGGAAGTGACGTCCGGCACTTGCAGCTTCTATAATCCGGAAGAGTTCAGCCGCATTACGGCGCTGTACGGTTCCATGAAGAAGCTTCAGACTCAGGGAGAAGGGACGCAGGTCGGCTGA
- a CDS encoding cold-shock protein, giving the protein METGTVKWFNADKGFGFIEVEGGSDVFVHFSAIVSEGFKTLDEGQRVEFNIVQGNRGPQAENVVKL; this is encoded by the coding sequence ATGGAAACAGGAACAGTTAAATGGTTTAACGCAGACAAAGGCTTTGGCTTTATCGAAGTTGAAGGCGGCAGCGACGTATTCGTGCATTTCAGCGCAATCGTAAGCGAAGGCTTCAAGACCCTTGATGAAGGTCAACGCGTCGAGTTCAATATTGTTCAAGGCAACCGCGGTCCGCAAGCCGAGAACGTAGTTAAGCTGTAA
- the clpB gene encoding ATP-dependent chaperone ClpB, translating into MDFNKLTQKLQEAVASAQSLAAGAGHQEIDNPHLLKELLEQHEGLLPRLLQKMNVPVNELLRRTDELLRRRASVGGAGAGTVRRYASPALIATLEQAEKEAAAMQDEFVAVEHAVLAMVSGSGGNADIRRIFEAQGVTREKLLQVLAEIRGHQRVTSREPEATYEVLEKYGRDLVAEVRAGKVDPVIGRDGEIRRVIRILSRKTKNNPVLIGEPGVGKTAIVEGLAHRIVRRDVPEGLKDKTIFSLDMSALVAGAKYRGEFEERLQAVLKEIKESDGRIILFIDELHTIVGAGKTEGAMDAGNMLKPMLARGELHCIGATTLDEYRKYIEKDPALERRFQQVMVSEPDVEDTISILRGLKERFEVHHGVKIHDSALVAAGVLSNRYITDRFLPDKAIDLVDEACAMIRTEIDSMPGEMDEVTRRLMQMEIEEAALKKETDDASGRRLESLQRELADLKEKHLEMTARWEKEKSAISGVRELKKKLEQARMDLERAQEEYDLNKSAELSYGIIPGLERQVKAAEEAAQQDGESRLLREAVTEDEIADIVSRWTGVPVSRLVEGERDKLLRLEETLHQRVVGQDEAVSLVSDAVLRARAGIKDPNRPIGSFLFLGPTGVGKTELAKALAAALFDREDGMIRIDMSEYMEKHSVSRLVGAPPGYVGYEEGGQLTEAVRRQPYTVVLLDEVEKAHPDVFNILLQLLDDGRLTDSQGRIVDFKNTIVIMTSNIGSPHLIQGTDDNGDLTPAVKERVMRELRGHFRPEFLNRVDDIVMFKPLSLDEIRQIVGKLVDGLRGRLAERQVGLVLTDEAVRFIAKEGFDPVYGARPLKRFIQRSLETRVARALISGEAGEGSVLKVGESDGELTVVIEKPEAAPIGKA; encoded by the coding sequence ATGGACTTCAATAAATTAACGCAAAAGCTGCAGGAAGCGGTCGCTTCTGCGCAGTCGTTGGCTGCGGGGGCAGGTCACCAGGAAATCGATAACCCGCATCTGCTTAAAGAGCTGCTTGAACAGCATGAGGGGCTTCTTCCCCGGCTGCTGCAAAAGATGAACGTGCCGGTGAACGAACTGCTCCGCCGCACGGATGAGCTGCTCCGGCGCAGGGCCTCTGTCGGCGGCGCGGGTGCCGGAACGGTGCGGCGGTACGCCTCACCCGCGCTGATCGCCACGCTGGAACAGGCCGAGAAGGAAGCGGCGGCTATGCAGGATGAATTCGTGGCGGTGGAGCATGCCGTGCTGGCGATGGTATCCGGCAGCGGCGGGAATGCGGATATCCGCCGTATATTCGAAGCCCAGGGCGTGACGCGCGAGAAGCTGCTTCAGGTTCTGGCGGAAATTCGCGGCCACCAGCGGGTGACGAGCCGGGAGCCGGAAGCGACCTACGAGGTGCTGGAGAAATACGGCCGCGACCTCGTGGCCGAAGTGCGCGCGGGCAAGGTTGATCCCGTCATTGGCCGTGACGGCGAGATCCGCCGGGTCATCCGGATTCTCTCCCGGAAGACGAAGAACAATCCGGTGCTCATCGGCGAGCCGGGCGTCGGCAAGACGGCGATCGTGGAAGGCCTGGCCCACCGGATCGTCCGCCGCGACGTGCCGGAGGGATTGAAGGACAAGACGATTTTCTCCCTCGACATGAGCGCGCTTGTCGCTGGAGCGAAGTACCGGGGCGAGTTCGAGGAGCGGCTTCAGGCTGTCTTGAAGGAGATCAAGGAAAGCGACGGCCGGATCATCCTGTTCATCGACGAGCTGCACACGATTGTCGGCGCGGGCAAGACCGAAGGCGCGATGGATGCGGGCAACATGCTGAAGCCGATGCTGGCCCGGGGCGAGCTGCACTGTATCGGCGCGACGACGCTCGACGAATACCGCAAGTACATCGAGAAGGACCCGGCGCTGGAACGCCGGTTCCAGCAGGTCATGGTCAGCGAGCCAGACGTCGAGGATACGATCTCAATACTGCGCGGCCTGAAAGAGCGGTTCGAGGTGCATCACGGCGTCAAAATCCACGACAGTGCGCTGGTCGCGGCGGGTGTATTGTCGAACCGCTACATTACCGACCGCTTCCTGCCCGACAAGGCGATTGACCTTGTTGACGAGGCCTGCGCGATGATCCGGACGGAGATTGACTCCATGCCGGGCGAAATGGATGAAGTGACGCGGCGGCTGATGCAGATGGAGATTGAAGAAGCGGCGCTCAAAAAAGAGACCGACGACGCCAGTGGGCGCCGTCTGGAGTCACTCCAGCGGGAGCTGGCCGATCTCAAAGAGAAGCACCTTGAAATGACAGCCCGCTGGGAGAAGGAGAAGTCGGCCATTTCCGGCGTCCGCGAGCTGAAGAAAAAGCTGGAGCAGGCGCGCATGGATCTGGAGCGTGCCCAGGAAGAATATGACCTGAACAAATCGGCCGAGCTGAGCTACGGCATCATCCCGGGTCTTGAGCGGCAGGTAAAGGCGGCGGAGGAAGCGGCGCAGCAGGACGGCGAGTCACGGCTGCTGCGCGAGGCGGTAACCGAGGACGAAATCGCCGATATCGTCTCGCGCTGGACCGGCGTTCCCGTCAGCAGGCTCGTCGAGGGCGAACGAGATAAGCTGCTGCGGCTGGAAGAGACGCTGCATCAGCGCGTCGTCGGCCAGGACGAAGCGGTGTCGCTCGTGTCCGATGCCGTGCTGCGGGCGAGAGCGGGCATCAAGGACCCGAACCGGCCGATCGGTTCATTCCTGTTCCTCGGCCCGACCGGCGTCGGCAAGACCGAGCTGGCCAAGGCGCTGGCGGCGGCGCTGTTCGACCGCGAGGACGGCATGATCCGCATCGACATGTCGGAGTACATGGAGAAGCACAGCGTGTCCCGTCTCGTCGGCGCGCCTCCGGGATATGTCGGCTACGAGGAGGGCGGCCAGCTTACGGAAGCGGTGCGGCGCCAGCCTTACACGGTCGTCCTGCTGGACGAAGTGGAGAAGGCCCACCCGGACGTGTTCAACATCCTGCTGCAGTTGCTCGATGACGGCCGCCTGACCGACTCGCAAGGGCGGATCGTCGATTTCAAGAATACGATTGTCATCATGACCTCGAACATCGGCTCGCCTCATCTGATTCAGGGCACCGACGACAACGGCGATCTCACGCCTGCGGTCAAGGAGCGCGTCATGCGCGAGCTGCGCGGTCATTTCCGCCCCGAGTTCCTGAACCGGGTGGACGACATCGTCATGTTTAAGCCGCTGTCGCTTGATGAAATCCGGCAGATCGTCGGCAAGCTGGTGGACGGCCTGCGGGGACGTCTGGCCGAGCGCCAGGTCGGCCTTGTCCTGACGGACGAAGCGGTGCGCTTTATCGCGAAGGAGGGCTTCGATCCCGTGTACGGCGCAAGACCGTTGAAGCGGTTCATCCAGCGCAGCCTGGAGACCCGGGTCGCCCGGGCGCTGATCTCCGGCGAAGCGGGCGAAGGCTCCGTACTGAAGGTCGGCGAGTCGGACGGAGAACTGACGGTCGTAATCGAGAAGCCGGAAGCGGCGCCGATTGGCAAAGCGTAA
- a CDS encoding DnaJ C-terminal domain-containing protein, with protein sequence MAESDFYSVLGVSKDSPKQEIKKAYQKLAKQWHPDVNKDPKAEERFKKIAEAYETLGNEEKRKAYDEALKYGFGRGPSGGGAGWESPFGEGWNGSYSFSGEDIPGGDLFEMFFGGRGADSRAGFDFFSGGRGPGASGMGAMEGMGGMMEAQLDITLEQAYKGGSVTVQAGGRTVTVNIPPRSGDGSAVPVPGSGERERQGVADILIVLHIRAHDTYEVSGGDLRGILQIAPWQAVLGGGAKVSLPDGSAVKLKIPAGIRSGRTLRIPGKGLKRENGTNGDVLFDIEITVPESVSEAEKQLYRQLEQTSGFQAGAKKRSTDSRRGRTAAG encoded by the coding sequence ATGGCGGAATCCGATTTCTATAGTGTGCTTGGCGTCAGCAAGGATTCGCCCAAACAGGAGATCAAAAAGGCGTACCAGAAGCTCGCCAAGCAGTGGCATCCCGATGTGAACAAGGACCCGAAAGCGGAGGAACGGTTCAAAAAAATAGCCGAGGCGTATGAAACGCTTGGGAACGAGGAGAAGCGGAAAGCCTACGACGAAGCTCTAAAATACGGCTTCGGGCGCGGACCATCGGGCGGAGGAGCCGGGTGGGAATCGCCGTTCGGCGAGGGCTGGAACGGCAGCTATTCTTTCAGCGGCGAGGACATTCCGGGCGGCGATCTGTTTGAGATGTTCTTCGGCGGCAGGGGAGCGGACAGCCGGGCGGGCTTCGACTTTTTCTCGGGCGGAAGAGGTCCGGGAGCCAGCGGCATGGGCGCTATGGAAGGTATGGGCGGCATGATGGAAGCCCAGCTCGACATTACGCTGGAGCAGGCCTATAAAGGCGGCAGCGTCACCGTTCAGGCCGGAGGGCGGACGGTGACCGTGAACATCCCGCCGCGCTCGGGTGACGGTTCAGCGGTTCCTGTACCTGGAAGCGGAGAACGCGAACGCCAAGGAGTAGCCGATATACTGATCGTCCTGCATATCCGCGCCCATGACACTTATGAAGTAAGCGGCGGGGACCTGCGGGGAATCCTGCAAATTGCTCCATGGCAGGCCGTACTTGGCGGTGGAGCGAAGGTATCTTTGCCGGACGGAAGCGCGGTTAAGCTGAAGATTCCGGCAGGCATCCGGAGCGGCAGGACGCTGCGGATACCGGGTAAAGGGCTGAAGCGGGAGAACGGAACGAATGGCGATGTGCTGTTTGATATCGAGATCACGGTTCCCGAATCGGTAAGCGAGGCGGAGAAGCAGCTGTACCGGCAGCTTGAGCAGACCTCCGGTTTTCAGGCAGGGGCCAAGAAGCGGAGTACGGATTCCAGGCGCGGAAGGACAGCGGCCGGGTGA